The Venturia canescens isolate UGA chromosome 4, ASM1945775v1, whole genome shotgun sequence genomic interval AATGTGAACATACGCGCATACTCGCCGTTGATTATATAGGTATATTAACATGTACGTAGTGGAAATTACACATCGATTTCCCTGAGACTGATTATAACAATTGAAATCTGTATACGGCATAAAAATTAACGGATAAATTGTAATTAATGATAATAGTGGCTGGTAGTTTAATAGTTCAGTAAATCGTCATAGCTTCTTAAACGATAATAGTTCGTATATCATAGTACCTACTATtttaaaaactattcttcAATACttgctattattattattattattattattattattattattaatgtaattattttttaatttgtatTGTTAATCTTATTCTCATTATTCGTTAAATTACCATTATTGGTATAGTTATAGTAGCGGTGATAATATATAAGCTTGAAGAGTAGTTTTTGTAATGCTTAACATGTATTATTCCTAACGATACTTTAATCTTATTATATTTTACTTAATTATCATTACGAACGATTTCTCGCAACGCCGTTTAAGAATAAGTACATCGATTTTCAGCGAGAACAAATCAACGGATAAAAATAACATGCGTTTGCTTCAAAAACAATTCTATCGTAAAATACTTCCTGTCTTTGTTTAAATCTCGGCTCTCGCTCGAATTTATCAACTAATTGTTGCTATAACGATTCTCGCGAATCGATCAATAtataataattgaaatttgacTATACGATAAAGTAACGCAGCGTTCGTAATAACGGTATTGCACCATGATTATTATTCGTTCAGAATGATTATCGGGACCGTGAACGACGACACGAAcgatccttcatttttttttatcaacgctttttttctttatatagaATTACTCGTCAATTGCATCCTAAGTTGTTCCGGCATTTTATTCAATAgaggaaattgttttttcgttctaAATTGCACTTCCCAACTTGTTAACGATAACGAAACAAAAACATATTTACATTCGGACTCGTCCGTGATccgggaataaaaaaaaagggaaacaaatataaatattaatatggTAACATTTTCGTACAGATTAAACACGATCTTACAATTAGCCACGGAATCGCCTGTATTGCTCCCAACGttatttctcaaaatttcaataagaATACGGccttttttcactcgatttgaatatttcttgCCGTATTCAATACGTTCAATTTATAccgtgtatttttttctccacatcGGTTTCATCGAGTTGTTCAACACGAACCTGTTTTCTCGCAAAAATACgggaataattcaaattttccccGGTCACTGTGCGCCGTCATTGTGGTAAAGATATTTcggttcctttttctatcatCATCTCGGCAGTTTTCACTCTAAAAGCGTTACATTTGTCAGGATCTTAATCGAATCAAACGATCTTCACCATCAATTGCTAATAAAATATCACCATTCTACGTCATTTTTTACATTCTGGAATAAATACCCTAATATAATGTCACAGATCGCTGCTTTGTTATTTCTTACCGCTCCTTCATGTAAAATTATCTCACACGTGTATCATCATTCTAATTTTCATTGCACCGTCCAGATAACTTCTAGAATCTTCTTTGCACCGATTGCCGAgaaggtttttatttttttattttattgaagagATACCGAGTGCCCAAGCGGAACAAAATGATTTTAGACGAGAAGCACAGATTTTATCCTCAAACAGACGTAAATCATACAGGGGGCAGCTGAATCAGTAATAcccaaaattcttttttccctttccctATTTTTGTCTCCGTGAATCGAACCGATCGAATTAATCGGCGTTTTTGTTCTTAACCACCTGcctttttcttaattttcttCCTTGTTTAAAGGCGACCCGTGAAGAATTGCGTTTCTCTactattttttgagatttcaCAGGAATGGAAGTGGAGGGTTTAGTACTCTGAAGAGTTGTACTCTCCAGACACTCCTCATGTCACCTCAAATTAATCACAACACGCTCTACGTTCAGCAGTGATCTGACCTTCTCGTTGTACTTAATTAATGTTACTTTAGATCCGCGTACATTGATTCTCTCACCACCGCTCAACAAGTGACAGCAACGTGATTGttcaagaaaatcgtgaaGCTTCAACTCTCGCATTACATCACGATGGGCTATCGAAGGCGGCCCCGATGGAGCTTTCGGATTAACTTGTCGCAAAAGTGCATCGCGACTTTTTACTCTCAATGCGGTCATGAGATCTTGGAGGAGCACCCATTTATCCGGATCGTTCACGAGAGTGAAGAGCACCGGAAGATTAACGTCACTCACTTCCATCTCTATTTCTTCGAGTTCAGGCTCGGGACTGCTGATTGGAGGATCCTCCAACGGATTGTAGCCCGTTCCTTCGGGATCTGGAATCATGAATGAACGAATGTCCGTTAGAgaagaatttctttttcataaaaaaaacattatgacaatcgaacgaatgCAGCGGAATGAGAGTATTGATTTTCCCTATTACTGTCGTACACCATGTTTAACACGAACCAAAGATTGACGATGGTCCACCAAAGCTCCAAGGAATGGTAGAACGACCTTGTACATCGTTCAAATGATGCTCGAGGATGCTGTAAGCTTCGGTATCAACGGCCAGCATGAGAGGAGTTTGACCAGAGTATGTGGCGAGTAGCGGATCTGCACCGTACGATAAAAGAAGTCTCACGAGTTCCGTAGCACCATTTTCCGCTGCTTCGTGAAGAGGTctgaaaatcaaatttatattttcattttaggttgaaaattttatcgagcgacgacgaaaatgataaaaagttGGACATAAAGTTTATATCACCTGATACCCCCGTTGGCGCTTTCGCTCACATTTGCACCGTAGGCCAGTAAAAGTCTTGCTATTTCCAGATGTCCCCTCGAGCAAGCTTCGTGAAGCGGAGTATAACCAGCATTGTCTTTCGGACTTGGAGCACTGCTGAGTTTCTCCAAGCAATAGGCAGTGACATCCTGGACAGAAAATTGATTGATCGAGAGGAAAATAAGAATGAGCTGGGGATGGAGGAGAgaagaatattatttttttacaaaccgTGTAGCCGAGTCTTGCAGCTCGATGCAAGATAGTTTCGCCAACACCCTTTTTGATGACCCAAGTACGAATTTCCGACTGAATGTCAGCAACGCATTCCGCGTTAGGTCTTGTGATTATTGCCTGGAATAaaacaagagaaaaatcgttacTTGTATCTTGGGGAAAAATACCCTTTAATTCACGACTAACGTGCAACAGTTGTATACAACAAATGCATACCCTTTTTCGTTCTTTGGGTGTCGCGTCTTCCTTCTTCAAAGGCTTCTTTTTCTTACGTATGTAATCGAAGCCAGAACGAAACTTTCTTCTCCCAGTTCTCAGTTTAAGTTTCTTTTTGCTAGGGATCTCGGTATCATCGTTATTGTCACCTTCCGGCTTGTTAATTTCcggttcttcttcttcctcctcctcgtcctcctcctcctcttccggCGTAACAACCGTGacgtcttcctcttcctctttgtCCTCCGCTCCACTCTTCTTCTCATCCTTGACTCGCTTCTTCAAGCTCTCGAGGGTTTTTTCCGCAAGTGATTTAATCAgatctttcctttttttagcTGTTAATAGATGACGTTTCGAATTCATAATTGCTTTCTGACTGCGTAATATTCCAACGTTTCTCAATCGTGTGACAACTTTTTGCTTCAACTTTCGCGTTCTTCCGAGTAGATTTTGCCGAATTTCAGTTTGGGAATCGTCGTCCTGCGAGGTGTCGCCAGCATGATTTTGCATGGGTGGCGCTGATGCTGGTCTTTCTTCCCCAAATACCTCGCGTATCGTGGCCTGCTTCTTCAGTACCCTCGTTTCCGTTCGTGTTCTGCTTTTCAGGAcgaaagttgaaaattcgttGGGCAAAGCGTGATTGTTTTTAAACGTATTCCGAAAATTGTTGACCGTCTCTTTGCGGAAATAACCAAGGAGATAAGAATCCGTAACGTTTATGGGTTTCGTTGACTTGTTATAATTTTTCACCGGTGTTTTACCCTTAAGCTTGGTTCGCGTCTCGTTCGACACGAGAGGCGTTAAATTCGGTGTAGGAAGTAGCTCAGGCTCATTGGTAGCTTTAGGTAACACCTTGCCACCTCTCTCGAGTTTTTCCTTCAACTTTTTCTTCGCATCCTTTTTACCAGCCCCGCCAACTTTACGAGCTAACAAATCAACGATCGAGCCCGTACCGTTGCTTTCCGCTTTGTTATGTCGACCGGATGTTTTAGGTGGGCACGATATCGTAGTCGACGAAGTGGCCTCCTCGTCGTCGATCTTGCCGCCGCCAGTACCGAGAAGGCCGCTTATACTGAAACTGTAATTCGACTCCAGATCGCTGTCGACGTTGCGTTTTCGGCCAAGACAAACATCGGAACTGTCCATCGATACTGATAGCGCGGGTGAGCCTGGATCGAGGTCCGGCAGGGAAGTTGATAGTCTGTGAAATCTCGATGGCTTCGAGACCGTTATTAGACGAGGGGGCATTCGCAGTGATTTTTTGTAAACGTAAACCTCCGCTTCCCATCCAGGCCTGAAATCACTACCGTCCCCAAACAATGGTTTTGGCGTTAGCTTTTGAGCGCCAGCTCCGTTTCCCTTGGCCGGGCTGTTTTTGCTgtctttttcttgtttcacTTTGTGCGGTGTTGTATCTCTCGACCGTAATTTCATGCCTTCATTCGCAACGGCCGCCGCACTCGTCGACGTTCGTTTTCTCGCTCGCAGCCTATGGGCGACCGACGTATCTCGACCAAATTCAGCACTAACGTCACTCTCCTCATCACTCGAAGACTCACTGCCACTCGAAGACTCCAATTTGATTCTACTGCCTCGACGCACCCGCCTCTTTCTGCATATTACATCATCGTCACAGTCACTCTCAGCCTTTTTCTTGTACTTATTTTTTGCCGTTCTTTTTATCAGTGGCAATTCGTCGGATTCTTCACCCGAGTTCTTctcctcctcttcttcctcccccctctcttcctcttcctcttcctcctctccTTCCTCACCCTCGCGCTTCGCCACTTCAATAACAACGTCTGTCGCTCCCTTAACTTCTTTAACTTCCTCTTTCACGTTCGTCGTCTCTTTTGGTTCGCTCTTGACAACCACCGCCGCTGTATCAGTTCCACCCGTTTCTTCTACCAACACTTTATCCGCAATAAAGTGGTCAACCTCTATTATCTCTTGTTTTATATCCTCTGGCTTAATCTGAGTTTCCGATGGCTGCTCCATCGTCGCCTCCTTGCTTTCCTCATCTTCCGGTCCACCGTCGGGCTTCGAGCTCTCTcctatcttttttttcctaccgcGTTTCTTCGTCGAATCCCCGCTTCGTAACTGTTCCATAAATTTATCACAGGTCGCGCTCCAAAATGGATCTATTTCGGTtacttttttgtcgttttccTGGTAATTAAATAAGAAACGTGACACATTGAGaaccaaaataaaaatgaaatataggAAATAGGACCGAATAAGGAAATTCTCGTGCTCCGCAAGaagtggaaaatttttctactACAAACACCGAATTGTGTCGCGCTAACCAAGTGACAATGGAAAATTAATGGGATTcgttattaaaatatttaattgcATTCTTTTTGTATTCTCAGTAGTGGCCAGTGAATTTGCCATTGTGGTGAACTATTTTGAACGTCATAAACTAATGATCGCGATatattgattttaaaaatgcaTCGTAAGAATGAaggtttaacaaaaaaaaaataccttgAGCTCTATTTTGACGAGATCCGTCGAGGATGTCATGTCCATACGCATAGCATCGTTCAAAGGTACAGGTGGTTGAACCTTCGACAATTGTTTTCTATCTCTTCTCATTTCTTCGAGGGTTTGACGCTCGAGTACCGGCATTTCACCCTCCGAGTCACTCTCCCGGAAATCAAATACAGAGGTTTCCGAGGAGCTACGAAATCCGCTGGAGCGAGCCGCGACTGTAGACGCCTCGGCGATAATTGGAGCCGGAGCTGGTATCGTGGCTGCTACGGGCATGTTTTCCTCCTCGTTTCTAGAAAACAATCGTCTTCTAGGTGGAACGGCACACGCTGTTTTCTCACGAGTTAATTTCGGTGGACTTGCTGCGGATGAGCCGACAGATTGTGGCGTTGAGGTCGAACTTGAGCCTTCCAGTTCTGAAACTACGACGATTAATTCATGCGCCCCATTCCTCGGATCTAAATTCATTACTTTTCCTCACATCTTTTGTTTATCTAAGAAAACTTACCGTCGGGCATGACGGAAACTTGTTGGGACGGAAGCGTCGTCGGCTTGGTGGCAAACTGACTCGAACATACCTACGTCAATTttatattatcattattattaggaTGTAACCAGTAAAGTAAATTTGTGCGATTTAAAGGAATGATATTTTAACGATACTGAGGTCGACATAGTCGTGCAATGTTAATATTAGTCGAACGGAGAAAAGAACGGTTACCTGTTTGAGTTCGCCCTTGGTTCGTATTTTCGCGGCCAATATCGCGGCTAGACCGTCATCTTTGTCGCGGTGAATCTGATTATCGGTACCTCGAGGTCCCAGAAGTGCCTCTTTGCCTGGTAAAGTAGCTGACGAATTTACCCGTGAACCGTACAGACTACGAGGAGCCTCTTGAGTTATCGAGTCGACGGCTCGGGGCACATGAAACTTGTAATGAGGCGGTGTATTGCTATTACGTTCGAGCAAACTAGCTGCGGTGAATGGTGACAAGTTATGCCTGCCCATATTCGTTTTAGGCTCAACAGGAGCTACGACCTACAAtaaatcgaacaaaaaatcagGATTGTTAACTAAATTTCGATTATTGTTCATTTTAAAGCGTTATCTACTAGTAAATTACTGCAAATTTCACATTAATTGAAAATGTGCGAGAATAGAGAGAGGCACGCAATTCCACCGAAGCTCAAGAggttataaaatttgaatgaaatgtTCGGGGACTGgtgaagagaagccaacaaTATCCAGGAacgcgacgctgaagtttgcaacgttggactccaacgaaatgaatgaaaaaaacatttgtaattcatcaatttttgattttacgaagtatcggtgcagattgaaaaactacgaattgaaaattcgccaatgaacgaaattggagaattccCGGGAACGCGATCGGTTATAACGAATGGCAATTCTTAACGATTCTGCAGTAGCAAGATGAATTGCGAGCCCCATCTATTTTCGTTGACTTGCCTCGATTGGAATATAGTTTATACAAAACTGGCAAAAACGATACATacagaaatttattcaaagtcAATGAAACTTTGAGCCATAAGAGTTAAAATTTAAAAGTAGAGATAATTGACAGTAACAAGTGAATGAAATGATTATTTCTACCTTATTCTGAAAGCTTTGCTGAGCGTGGCTGACAAGAATCGGCTGTTGACTATGAAGCTGTTCCTCTCTCTGCTGTTTACTCTCAAGGCTATTTCTCAGCAAGCTAAGTACCCTCTTATCCGCACCGGTGTTGCTCGGTTGGTCTGGCGGTTCAAGGCCCGGCCCAACAGCATATTGTGTTCTTTGGCTTTGCCTATATCCGCTATAAGAGGTTTGACTCGCCGATGCTTGGGATATTGGATGGATACCCATTGTCTTTGGGATAGGATGATTATAGGACGTTGGACTGACCGGAATCATGTTATCCGGATAGTTTCTCTTATCACAGTATGCTTGATATCGATTAGTATCGGATGGAGAATTCGTATTATCGGTTCTTTGACTGTAAGAACTTGAGGACATCAAAGCGCCGTTTTCTAACGGGGCTGACATATTCATTTCCTGTTTCTTCTCGAGGAGCTCCTTCGCCGAAGATAATTTCTGTTGTATCTGTTTATCAATGGCCAATCTCCAGGGATCGAGACGGGGTTGTTTGTTGGGAGTACTTCCGGACATCGCATATAGAGGCTCAGCGGGACGCTTCGAGCCGACCCGTTCTCTGGGTAAAGACAATGCGGAGGCCGAGGATGCGGCGGACGTCGCCGAGGCAGCAGACGGCAGTGGAAATTTGCCCCTACTCTCTGAATGATAATATTTGCTAAGATTCGGCGAAGGATACTCTTGGTGCAACAGGACCGTAGCTCCTGGCCTTGCGGGCTCTACAATCGTTGGGTGTCGTTGCGAGGTCTGTCTTGGCACACCGGAGGGATCATCCTGCATCGCTGAATAGGACGTCGAAGGATTCTTACCGTCGTATATTTGGGCGGGGGCCAGCGAGGTTTTCTTGAAGGATGCCACACGCGGTGGAAGGTTCGCACTGTTTTGTTGGGGCGGTTCGTACATTTGACGCGAACTTGTTCGTCGCAAACTTTCTGGATTACCGTGTAACGAACCCGAttggtgatgatgatgatgatgatgattgtGATGatgatgctgctgctgctgctgttgctgatgATGGTATTGCTGCTGATGATGCTGCGAATTGTGATGACGATTGCTCAAGGAGGTTGCATTGAAATCTGGCAGAAAATCGACTTTTGGTGCGCAGACTGGTTGAGGTGTTGACGCCCTGATACAAGAATTTATCGGATTCCGCGCACCGTTGAAATTCCTCGTATCATAATTCACATATGCCGTAGTAGGATTCGTCGGCTGAACCGAGGGAGGAAGCATGACTCTCGGCCCGTTGTTTTTCGACGGAACTACCATGTTCGTACTACTGACGTGCTTTTCAATTACACAGCTATCC includes:
- the LOC122409122 gene encoding platelet binding protein GspB isoform X1 is translated as MDVSFTNVLEGARQYFQGLPAPSTSGSSGSTLTSTTTTTTPPTPPPPLPQPVALSSSSSSSLPESHVIPSSSQDHGQPAGTTSKSGCSLPASESSSSSATTTTTTTATTTAATTTTTTTTTSGTNSLLVRSSLSNDKPEYEDAHASSSYWNSSSVNPGMRSMVEPYAPQPTRVEVPDTRPPESQGETNLTTTCHSLTEMQTSIQQRLNAQKQLRQQQASLTEGTTTADAIYGNNMISRNSPNLHQMQPAPKRAQSPPPIYQQLNNVSRPASSSSISNSYTTSEILNSHAALYQVSENRTTNVPIVAAQRTQYYPRYHHPDITKSTPVPFTQSTNYHSGAPPLATSLSSTHQPTTIRPSTVESSNSPISVSHQNTSSNSVNNTNSNNNHNNNSNSNNAIGSLDPQRQRTQRENNSSEYPCTLPTPNHGGSMSAYPISGLSQNIGNYRGSSSHSQQSRTSNLTGHHLSEHYRHQHHHHQTPDQQIGGASHPSSLDGSNSGHTSSSVPSSPVMSASANTCSPRYGNPTGHIPSPHNNHPGHIPSPHLPTASLSLPASSSATTALHPMAQQVSQQFSHPSQHPSRIGPTVGPLQSMNASSYTSRGINPYTTGTPTCYTSMMSPQQILPPPPSSSSSSSSSSTSSSSSAASSVSPSITCSASSTFSSCHPTIPQSASLEQNHHATPSSPRQSPHVSVMHNSHVVPSHPTSSPHHATPSPHHHTPSPSNPANFQPQSPSYPPPAPPSSLAPSTSQRVPPSAIPSNPYNIPASSQQYRSPANYPNPYQATAHHHHHHNQPSYHSHQKNNQQQQQPHSVFNAQPSNGRSQYGHAAISGSGGSPSTTQNTGPIDNIGASTNNSNGPSYQTTGHNRTVTYNGDDSNRSGVSSGNPTTSYNSYRMEQSTGGRTSSSGVSNTHNLPPIASVSSYHSNRGARDSNLCKTQAVNRQRIHSSNGPVNNAMVVVSSASQPMTGATRVSEYSPSGASSNHSTLVTNEITAIGGSSNHSRYGGQQNYSSYATTIAPSRHGNNSLSSSNNVTSLGRSGIRSAVPSAMTGHNRTGAYSPQRIATDNIHAYKDYTYGNSQLSNEPSQPGQMEAVPPVQPTPHSNGLPPRKRESPLDLSVKTIKTPADSTARDDLDSCVIEKHVSSTNMVVPSKNNGPRVMLPPSVQPTNPTTAYVNYDTRNFNGARNPINSCIRASTPQPVCAPKVDFLPDFNATSLSNRHHNSQHHQQQYHHQQQQQQQHHHHNHHHHHHHQSGSLHGNPESLRRTSSRQMYEPPQQNSANLPPRVASFKKTSLAPAQIYDGKNPSTSYSAMQDDPSGVPRQTSQRHPTIVEPARPGATVLLHQEYPSPNLSKYYHSESRGKFPLPSAASATSAASSASALSLPRERVGSKRPAEPLYAMSGSTPNKQPRLDPWRLAIDKQIQQKLSSAKELLEKKQEMNMSAPLENGALMSSSSYSQRTDNTNSPSDTNRYQAYCDKRNYPDNMIPVSPTSYNHPIPKTMGIHPISQASASQTSYSGYRQSQRTQYAVGPGLEPPDQPSNTGADKRVLSLLRNSLESKQQREEQLHSQQPILVSHAQQSFQNKVVAPVEPKTNMGRHNLSPFTAASLLERNSNTPPHYKFHVPRAVDSITQEAPRSLYGSRVNSSATLPGKEALLGPRGTDNQIHRDKDDGLAAILAAKIRTKGELKQVCSSQFATKPTTLPSQQVSVMPDVSELEGSSSTSTPQSVGSSAASPPKLTREKTACAVPPRRRLFSRNEEENMPVAATIPAPAPIIAEASTVAARSSGFRSSSETSVFDFRESDSEGEMPVLERQTLEEMRRDRKQLSKVQPPVPLNDAMRMDMTSSTDLVKIELKENDKKVTEIDPFWSATCDKFMEQLRSGDSTKKRGRKKKIGESSKPDGGPEDEESKEATMEQPSETQIKPEDIKQEIIEVDHFIADKVLVEETGGTDTAAVVVKSEPKETTNVKEEVKEVKGATDVVIEVAKREGEEGEEEEEEEERGEEEEEEKNSGEESDELPLIKRTAKNKYKKKAESDCDDDVICRKRRVRRGSRIKLESSSGSESSSDEESDVSAEFGRDTSVAHRLRARKRTSTSAAAVANEGMKLRSRDTTPHKVKQEKDSKNSPAKGNGAGAQKLTPKPLFGDGSDFRPGWEAEVYVYKKSLRMPPRLITVSKPSRFHRLSTSLPDLDPGSPALSVSMDSSDVCLGRKRNVDSDLESNYSFSISGLLGTGGGKIDDEEATSSTTISCPPKTSGRHNKAESNGTGSIVDLLARKVGGAGKKDAKKKLKEKLERGGKVLPKATNEPELLPTPNLTPLVSNETRTKLKGKTPVKNYNKSTKPINVTDSYLLGYFRKETVNNFRNTFKNNHALPNEFSTFVLKSRTRTETRVLKKQATIREVFGEERPASAPPMQNHAGDTSQDDDSQTEIRQNLLGRTRKLKQKVVTRLRNVGILRSQKAIMNSKRHLLTAKKRKDLIKSLAEKTLESLKKRVKDEKKSGAEDKEEEEDVTVVTPEEEEEDEEEEEEEPEINKPEGDNNDDTEIPSKKKLKLRTGRRKFRSGFDYIRKKKKPLKKEDATPKERKRAIITRPNAECVADIQSEIRTWVIKKGVGETILHRAARLGYTDVTAYCLEKLSSAPSPKDNAGYTPLHEACSRGHLEIARLLLAYGANVSESANGGIRPLHEAAENGATELVRLLLSYGADPLLATYSGQTPLMLAVDTEAYSILEHHLNDVQGRSTIPWSFGGPSSIFDPEGTGYNPLEDPPISSPEPELEEIEMEVSDVNLPVLFTLVNDPDKWVLLQDLMTALRVKSRDALLRQVNPKAPSGPPSIAHRDVMRELKLHDFLEQSRCCHLLSGGERINVRGSKVTLIKYNEKVRSLLNVERVVINLR